In the genome of Phacochoerus africanus isolate WHEZ1 chromosome 5, ROS_Pafr_v1, whole genome shotgun sequence, the window ACCATCTGATCCCTTTTCTGGTCAGCTGCAACATCAGAGCACTTCTTACTCAACAGGATACCGCTGAAGCCCCTTACATCTAACAACACGAAGAGCTCCCAAGGGCACAGACTTGAAAAGTCCACAAGACACAAACCTGGTATCTCTCGGGGCCTTTAAATTTCCATGCGGGAGTGGAAGATTCACTGTCTTCTGATGCTAGAGATCCATTTGCAGAGATGTTTCTCCTCAGTTTTCAATGCCTGCCCCAAAGCGCTCTGCAGGAACAATCAGAGGACATGGTCCAAAGGACGTTGAGATACCCACTTCCATGACTGGTTTCCCTAACTACAGTGTAGCTAATTAGATAATCTCTGCCTCTGGGATGTAGGGATGTAGGATTTTGATgtagtatacaaaaaaaaaaagagaaaacagaaaaaagaatgagtttgtgtcatggtgcagtgcaaccaaatctgactaggaaccatgaggttgcaggttccatccctggcctggctcagtgggttaaggatcgggtgttgatgtgagctgtggtgtaggttgcagacatggctcggatctggcattgctgtggctctggcataggccaggggccacagctctgattggacctctagcctgggaagtgccatgtgccgaaggtgcagccctcagaagacaaaagacaaaaaaaaaaaaaaaaaaggaaaaaagaaaaagaaaaaagactgcagAATCGGGAGCATTGTGTTTCCACAAGGCAATGTTTGTATCCGTGCCCCTGAGATGACTCATTCCAATATGACatctggggagggagtggggtgggttggtagatgcaaatgattgcctttggaatggattagcaatgagatcctgctgtgtagcactgggaactctgcctagtcacttatgatggagcatgtgcctgtgagaaaatagaatgtgtacatgcatgcgtacctgggtcaccatgctgtgcagtagaaaaaaaaaaactgtattggggaaaaaagaattcaaaaccaaacaaaaaacccctcacaCATACTACGTCTGAGCTATACGTGAGACTCTTGCAACTAATTGCGTGAATGGCTGAAGAAGGGGAGGAAGCAACAAGGACGCCCGCCCTTCTTGAATGCCTGGGTACAATGCTTGCCTCAGCAATCTTCTCATATGAAGTTCTTGTTTGAAAACCCTTGAAATGTTTCTTCATTATAAAAGCTCAGATACAGAGCAATACTCCCAAGGTGTTTATTTTTGCAATGCCCCATCAAGAGTTTCTTGATACAAAGCTCACCATGGCATTGCATGAAATACTCTCACCTCAGCTTCTCACCCTCTTTTGAGTCCATTTTCCTTTGCAAGGGGCAAGAAGCTTCTGAAGCACCCACACAAGTCTTTTTCTCAAGGTGGAACAGTCCTTGaaacctctctttccttccccaacaCCCTAACATCAGGAGGAATTGTAGTTCTGCCACAGCAGAGAGGGACTCTTGCCTCCCAAGAGATTTGGTTGCAGTCCTAGTAGGTTTCCAGCCCTCACCTCCCTTGACAAGTTCCTGAGTCCTCGCTTCTCACCACACAAAACACAAATACTCATTCCTATCGTTTGCATCGTGATAAGCTGACCTTAACTCCCAATGTGAAAATAAGATTCAGAGAACTTTGTTTCATTTGTGTTTCCGTTTTGCTGTGTAAGGGATGCTACCGTGAGTCCCATGCAGACAGGACCATAGGCAATGATGAGCCTCGATTCTAAAGAGCAAGGGCATGGGATGCAGACAGGAAATGCACCAGCTTTTAAGCAGGGCTTGCAGGCTAGGACGTCGACGGGAGTGGGTTTGTACACGTGGAGATTGGACATTGGTGGATAAAATGCTGGCACTGAgtcaagggccacacccacttcaCGGGCAGTGGATTTTTTAACACCTGCAAAAGCCagcagctcccactgtggctcagcagacatcAACCtgcccagtatccatgaggatgcatgctcGATCCCAGCCTCCTTCAGTAGaataaggatccggggttgccgtgagctgcgctgtaggtcccagacacagcttggatcccacattgctctggctgtggcataggcctgcagttgcaggcccgatgtgactcctagcctaggaacttccataggcagcaggtgcggccccaaaaggagaaagcaataaaaagaagggaacccccccgccccccacatcTCTAGGACATCCCAGTTCTttcacagaaggaaagagaagatttTGTCTTCTTGTCCCTTACTTCTGTCCTTAACCCCACGAAGCACAAACACTCAATAGTATACCCTGgctcttccatttccatttcatcCAAAGAGCCTGCAGATTTTGGGTCcctttgccatttcattttgGGTTGGACCAAAATGCACCTTTCAGTCTCTACTCCAAGCTCTCATCCTCTCAAGAACTGCCCACTCCTAATAGCCTAATATGTTACCCTTTTTGGCTAGTCTTGCCAGATACATGCAGATTCTGAGGGAAAGGTAAATTTCAGATAAGTAGGGAAAGTACTTGCAGTAAAGATATGTCCAAAATGTTGCACGGGACACAGTTCAGGCTAAATGCAGGCACTGTGTatgggaaatgaaaaattcaaatggaGCTGGACATTTACTATTGTTATTGCCTGTCCTTGACCACTCTGCCCTTTCAGTACTTTGAATTTCAAGAGGATGTAGAAACTCCCGTGACAAAAACTAGTCCAGTAACAGAGGAGCCACGATATCAGTATGAAGGCAACCAAAGTAAAGATACTCAGATATACTGGGACatgatttaattttctgttttccttttttccttttttgcaagATGAACTCTTTGATCTTATAATATGTTatgttttccattgtagttgatttacaatgctttgtctattttggctgtacagcaaaaggaCCCTGTCATACAGACAGaggtgtgtacatatatatatctatacatagatatgtatatatagatatatatatgtataaatatatagatacatatatatagatgtgtatatatatgtatttatattatacacatataatcATTTTCTCACTATCCTGCaacattttccatcacaagtccAAGATGCAGTTCCCTGcgcacattttaattttcaaccaGAGACAAAGCAATACTTCTTGAAAAGGCAAACGGATTGCATTCAATTTTCCTTGCCCAAACTGTCTCTGAAAAGATTTCAATGAAACAGGTAACACTGATTTCCGTTTGGAAAGAGGACTGAGTGGACAGGGgaaagaggtggggaggaggactCAACACTGCATATTCTATTTTGCACAAGTGGATTGTGATCCCGGAGAAGGGATGATTTGTTGAAAATGTgacattaaatcatttaaaaggtAAAACATACAGTACTTACCAGCAATGTCGTAATATGGGAAACAAGTCAGAGTGCTCTCTGGTCTTGGACACGTGGGCTGTGCAACGGCTTTTTGGATGGACTGGGCCTTTCCAGCACACAGGAACGTGAGTAAGGTGGGTCCTGCTGGATGCTGGTTGCCACACAAGGACCGCTTCTTTAGGAAACATGGACATACACCAATCACAAATGGTGGGTCTGCTGAGAGAAGCCAAATTTTAAACATTGTGTTCCAGGCGGCCATGAATACCCAAGTGTTTATCAGACGATAAATGGCGAATTTTGTTCAGAAAGTCTAGCCTCTGGGGATGTAAGTCAAGAGCCAGGACGGAAGCAGAGCGGGTTGAGGGACAACAACTAGGTTGATGGATAAAGAAGTGAAAGGGAACATCCAGACAAACCTTGGTGCTGTGACTCTGAAAACCAACCCATACATTGCCCAAAGAGGCGCTCAACAATTGTCTGGCCACTGCATAAGGCGGAAGAAACGTCTGGTTCTTGCCTACCTGCAGAGGCCAGCATGGAATggtaccccacccccacccaggctcACCTGCCctcggcccctcccccactgcagaATGTCTCGAGGCCCACGTTCTACTGTTGAGATTCAAACTTGGGCTCCTTTACTTGCATCCTGAGCGTCTGCTGGAGCAGGTCACTCGCTGGGTCCTGCCCTTGACTGTTCACGTTGAGGCCGCCAGCCCGTGGTGGTCCGGGCCCACGCCTGTGGGAATGGCTTCAGGAGGAGGTAAGCCTCTAGACGGGGGCTGTTTTCTGAGAGAAAGTGCCTCCCTCAAATCCCTGGGTTTCCGTTGGGACCCTTCACTGTGGACACGGAGTTGGactgaaggagaggaaggagagagcacTACACCCCAGGGACATCTCACCCGGGGAGCCTGGGGACCTGCAGAAACCTGAGCCTGTCCTGGGGAGGACAACAGCTTGGAGGCGGATAAAGAGGACTTGCTCTGGTTGGGGAGGCAGGATGGCAGCAGGCAGGTGGCAGTTTCTAGAAGGGAGACAAGCCGCTTGGAACGTGTGTGTAGCCAGTGTCCTGTTGCTGGCACCGGGAGGGTCACGGGGAAAGCCTAGCCCTGCCTCGAGGTCCTTAGGCATCTGAAGCTCGCCTCACCAGATCTCTCTAAGGGATTTGAGCTGGAGCATACTCTGTCTAATGGGGGCGTGGAATGAGAGGGTATAGTCAGAAAACGATTCAGTGCCAGGGGGTGTTGTCTGTGGCCACATGCTCATTAAAGTGTCCTCTCTGAGCTGGGCAGGATGTGACTCTCGCTGCCACCGCCCAGGACTTTTCCCTCCATCCAGCCCAGAACTCACTTCTCAGGTCAGGGAACTGTGGCCTTGGATGCCACAAGGGATGGGCAGCCATGTGACTTCACCCAAGCTAGGACTCGTGTTCCTGAGTTGTTCTGTATTGGTTTCCCTTTTGTGGAAATACATCTCTTCAGACATTGCTCATCGTGTCAGGTATCTCACGGCAGAAGCTGAGGCCTGACTTTGAGATGAAGAGTGTGTTCCTATTTCAAGTCACTACTTCAAGGGCATGGACCACATGAGGAGAGTTGTTGGTTCAGGTGGAATGCCTATGAAGGCGGCTTCCTTTGTaatgcgggggcgggggggggggcggcgggtgGCAGGGGGAAGCGGTGTAGCGCAGAAGCAGGAAGATGATCTAGTCTGCTACTCTGAAACCTCCTAGGACACCTGTGGAGACTAATTAGGTGCATCGTGGTATGTACCCTCCTTCTCCTGGACAGACAGTTTTCTCACAATGGCACCTGACTCCTGCCTGATTCTCAGTTTGTCTTCACTTTCCATTATTGGGAGCTGGAAGGGGAAGGACCACAGGCAGCCTGTACTCCCATGACCCATGTAATGTGAGCCACCCTGGGCCCGTGCTCATCTTCTGCGGCCAACCCTGGATGGGCAATGACAGGAATGCAGGGGACACACACCTACTTCTCAGACTTCTCTCTGAGGAACAGAACTGCATGGTGGGAGTGATTCAGGGCCGTCGGGATGGGGTGGCACAACTTAGCCGCTGTGAAGTGTCCACTCTGAGTGGTTCTGAGAGGCAGGTGCATGCTTGGTGGGGGTGTTCTGTGTTTGTCTAAGGTTTCTGTGTGCAGACTGATCTTCTCAGcctttgagatttgttttgtgagGTCAGGAAAGAAAGACCGAACAGATGTGTGCTGAGCATCGAGAAAGGAAGGGTTGAGGAGGAAGTGAGGCCCCAAGACTTTAGACAGTGCCGGTCCATCAAAGGCCTTACGGTGCCCGGAAGGACCTTGGAGAAGGCCCCTACCTGCTAGTGACCTTGCTGAGGGGCATGCTCAGAGTAGATGGCCTCTCAGGTCCAGGACGTGGGGACAGCCTGTGAGGGCGAGGTGCCAGGAAGCTCCTCCGGGAGGCTCTCCAATCACTGCTGCTGAGCTGAGCGCTTCTTGGTAGGCAGGGCCAGGGAACTTGGTGTGAGGCATCAAGGTCACCAGGGAAGTCATTCTCAACCGGAAGTCAGACCATGAAAGTCCCTCCAAGGCATCTGCACAACACACAGGTTCCTCTGTCCAAATGCCCTCTCCCGCTGAGGTGTACACTCTGAGTCCCCAGAGAGCTTCCGTCCAAGTTGCCCATTCTCCTCCTCCattcccccctttcctttctctccacagcaTCTCCACCGCTGGGCACGGATGTGGTCATGCACCCTGGGGCCTCACGGTCCTATCCTCCACTCACTCCTGGCTCCCAACCCCAGCCGGCTTGGGCGCAGCCCCTGCCACCGCCCATGGCCCCATTACTCCTGCCCGGCAGCACCCTGTTGCAGCCAGCTCACCCCGGGACACCTCGGGGGGCTCCTGCTGACCATGGCCCCATTGCCCCAGGGATTGGCAACATCACGGTCCCAGTCTGGTCAGGAGGGAGGTCAGCATCGCCCCACCAGACTCAGGCCTTTGGGCGTCCTCGGGCCCCACTCAATAGGAATGCTTCCAGGGCCCTCAGGGGGAGTGCCTTGTGTCCTGCCCCCCTTTGCATAGCAACCCCTGCAGGGGACAGTGTTGTGGCCGCCCCGGCTGTTGCAGCAGCTCGGGCTGGCAAGGGAGGGTTGGCCCCAGGCCTTCCTCCTCAAGCTGCACCACCAGCTGCCCAGATGGCCTTCAtcctgcccccagggagctctGGGCCATGGCCACATGGCACCTCTGGGGCAGGCAGCCTGCATGCCTCCCAGCACAGGGGCCCTCGGGAGGACGCCTGTGACCATAAGAGCGTCTATCAGAACTTCCGACGCTGGCAGCGCTTCAAGTCCCTGGCCCGGAGCCACCTGCCCCAGAGCCCTGATGCGGAAGCTCTCTCCTGCTTTCTCATGTAAGTGATCTCTCAGGCCCTCATTAGCTCATCTGGAGCCTTCACATATAGAGGAACTTGGCATGGACTCCCCGCTTAGGTTTCCAGGGATCCTTCAACctagaaaggaggaggagggttgACAGCAGTGCCCATGCTATTGAGGAGGCATGTTTTCACTCCAGATGTGTCACACGTCCAGTCCATGACATCCTTTCCGTGCCTTAGCTCAGCTACCACCACCATGCGAGACCAGTTGTCTTACTTTCTGCAGTTCCATGGTAACATTTAGTGCAGAAGAGCAGCCCGAGAGGGTCCTGCTCTGATGTGAGGAGCCAAAGTTTGAATGGGACCTACTTCTCTGGTGCTACCTCCTTTCAACATGGACCTGGGCATGTGGCGGCCAGTGGGTATCACTTCAGATAAGGCTTAGGACATTCAGGCCCAGGACAGAGCTTTCTGCATGCCTGGTCCTTGTCCTGAAGAATTCCGGCTAGAAAGGGGAGGTGGTAGAGCTCTCCTAAGGGCAAGGGTCTATCCTCCTAGAGCTGTGAGCCTGGCAGGAACTTCCCTCCTAGCCCTGAGGTCCCTCAGAAAAGGGGGCCTAGGCCATCGAGTTCAGAGGACCGGGCAGAAGAATCTTTTGGGCTTCTCGGACCTGTTAGCAGGTAGCCTGGCACCTGCCTTCCCTCATTGATATTGCTGCATTTTATATGAGatggcagccccccccccccccgcctggccACAGTGTCCCGGCTATAGCCAGGGAGTGGACAATCATCCTCTGGTGAGTGTGAGGCGGTGGCAACAGTCACCAGGAAGGCTTGTCTTTGCTCTCCAGACAGCCTCCTCTCACCCTCTTGAGCCTGGGTTTGACTGTGTTGGGACACATGGAGGCCTTGGGGCTGGGTGGGGTTGggcagtgggggctgggctgtACCAGGAGACTGACCCTGAGGGCTTGCAGCCCAGTGCTTCGCACCCTGGCTCGCCTGAAGCCCACCATGACGCTGGAGGAGGGAATGCGGCGGGCCACGCAGGAATGGCAGCACACGAGCAACTTTGAGAGGATGCCCTTTTATGAAATggcagcaaagtgagtcagtgtCCGGGGGCGTGGGCTACatggtggggtgggtggtgggtgatggggagaccccagggcaggatctggctgtggtggtGATAATCAGAGAGGATGCAAGAGGAGGCTGGCTCCTCACACCTATTGTTCCCTGAATCCCCGAATCCTATCACCCTCCGGAATCCCCTCTGCCACCTGGAGAGCTTGGCTCTTCCACCCTGCCTGTCCCAGGAGCTCTGCCCTACCCTGATGCTGACATGGGGAGGCCTCAGGATGGCCTTGGGAACCCTGGCAGCCCAGGAGGTGGCCACCTGCAGGCACAAGGGGCTGTGCAGGGGTGTGGTCTCCACCCGGCAGCCTGGCACCCCTTCATGCTGGGTGCCTGGCAGCCACTGACCTAGCATGTGGTATGCCTCTCCTCATCAACGGTGGCTGGAATGGGCAACTGGGCATCCTTGGGGAAGCCCATGGGTCTCTGGCCCTCCCTGTGATTTCTGCACGTGAACCCCCTAGTttctaaacaaaaccaaaggagCACCACGCAGAGGCAAGTGACACCGCTCCTCTAAGTTTAGTATCCCCTCTCCAGCCTGTGCTGGGCCCTGTCTCACGTGTGTTTTCCCGGACTCTCACGCCCAGCCCCGGGTTCTGGGTTCAGGCAAAGGGCCCTGTGGGGACACACGCCTGACCAGGCCGCTGGCTGTCTCCATTGTTTGGCTCAGGCAAGGTCTGGGGGGCCATGAGCAGGGTCCCCCCAAACCACCATGGGTCCCCTAGGCCTGGTTCAACACAGTAACCTGGGTCTCTGCTGGGCCACGCCTTCCATCTCCAGGGCTGGCGAGGCAGGAGGTGGCCCAGATCTTGTACCTGCCCCAGAGCGGCTCCCTGCTGGGACAGCACCTCACAGGGCCCTGACAGCCCCAAGGACACCCTCTCCTCACCCCCTCAGTCCTGCTGCCCTGGGtgggctccagagcccaggcctTTTTCTCACTGTGGCCTGTCCCTCAACATCCCCCAGGTTCATGGAATTTGAGGCAGAGGATGAGATCCGGATGGAGAACTTGTCATGCACGAAGGGGGTGCAGGGCATGCCTCCTCCAGCTCCACCAAAGCCGGCTCCTCAGGAACCCACATCCCGCAAACTGGGCACTCGGCCAGTTAACCACCTTCCCACTGGAGGTCAAGGCAAAGGTACTAGGGGCCTAGGAATGGCCACTGTCCCCAGGCTGGTCCTTTTCCCTCAAGGGGGCATTGACCTTTCAACAAGAACAGCCCCTGAGGGGGGTCTCAGCggccctctctccctctggggTATGAATGTGGCCCGTTTGGAAACTGATCACCCTCCTCCCTGTCTAAGGGGCCCCTGTGCAATCTGCCTAACATGTGTGCTGGTGGGGAGACCCCTGGTCATTTGAGGTTCCACACATCCTCGCACATGACTTTTAGAGGGTCCTCCTTTTCTCTGGCCTCCCACCAAGCACGAGGCTCTGGCTGGCCCTGACCCCGCCCACACCCATGTCcatggcccccccacccccaacactgcCCTCCCCTCTACCTGCTCCGGGGTCAGCTTCTGGGTGCTGGATCCCctcaccttcccttcctcctgctctgccTCAGCCTGTGCTCCAAGGAAACACGGCCCCAGGGTCCAGCCCACACGCCCAAGGCCACGCAGATCCCGGCAGCCGCTGGAGAACAAGGCCCTCAAGGAGAGCCCCCCTGAGGCTGTGAGAGAGTGTGGGGACATCATGGAGGCACTGGTGGGTCCTGGGCCCTCAGCCACGGGGGAGTCAGATGCGGAATGTGGAGAGGAGGGAAATGACCTGGCGCAGGACGAGGACGGCACCTTCCCGGACCCGGAACTCCTCAGCTACATTGACAAGCTGTGTTCCCAGGAGGACTTTGTCACCAAGGTGGGCTGGGCCTGCAGTCTGGGTCTATAGGATTCCAAGGAGAGGTCCTCTTGGCACCCTAGTTCTGGCTTTGGCCCAGGACAATGGGATTTATGCTCTGTTCCTTGATCCTGAGATCTGCGTGTGATCCTGGGTGTCTGAGTGTACCTATGTGCATAGGATGTGTATATGTGGATGTATATGTTTGCACATGTGTGTCCCTCTCTGTACGCCTTTGTGACtgtttctgtgcatgtgtgtttgagcTTTTGTGCACGTGTCTGCACGTGCAACTgcttctgagtgtgtgtgtgtgtttatgtgagtGTAGACAATTCCCATGACAGTTTGAAAGCTCCCCCTTTGTGAAGGGGACTCTGGATCGGTCTCTGCTTTTCACTTTCCCCCACACGTCTTCCTGCCTCCCGGGTCCCTCCTGCCGAGGATGCTCACAGCCTCTTCCTTCTGTCCCAGGTGGAGGCGGTCATTCACCCCCGATTCCTGGCAGAATTGCTTTCCCCAGAACCAGAGCTGGATCTCTCGGCCCTGGCTGAGGagctggagcaggaggaaggactCTCCCCTGAAGAGGTGGCCGGGGGAGGGAGCGACACTCAGGGAgactggggcaggggggagcCCAGGTGACCCAGGAAATCCAGGAGGCAAGGACCCAGGTCagccagggcagaggagggacccagagcaggaggccctgaaggctctgcccctccctcccctgactGAGAGGCCCTGCACCAGGGAGGCTGCCCAGGTGGGTGCAGGGCAGGATgaatggaagaggaggaggggagccggggagggggcagggacccTTCTGGGGGGAAGgtccaggaggaaggcaggagtgCCACAGGGTCTGTATCGGGATGTGAGTCCCATctcacctccccctgcccacaaCCCCCGGCTCTCCCTGGAGGGTGCAGAGCGGTCACTGTCCACCTCCCTCCCGCCAGCTGGTGCAGAAACGAGCCCTGGCCTCGAAGGAGGAGGACGGGGTGCCGGCCACCCCCAATCACAGGGCACCCCAGCTGGACTCAAGCCCTTCCGAGTCTGCTGCCGGCCAAGATGCCCAGAGGAACGAGCAAGGCCCACAGCCcggggccagagatgaaacctgtaCACCCCAGATGGCTTTCCACGGCCATCTAAGGCACCGCCAGACAGACAGGGGCCTGTTCAGGCACAAAGGCCCTGTGCCCTCTCCAGGACATCAGGAGTCCCCTCAGTCTGGAACTGCACAGCCCTTTCCTCGCCAGGGCACAAAGCGCTCGGGCCCTCCATCAGGACCCAGGGCAAAAAGGTTCTCAGGGAGGCCTCTCCGCCTAGCGGAGCCCCAGGGCCGGGTCAAGGGTTcagtgaggatgaggaggagctccccagcctggccttcctcttgggccttcaccacagcctgcTGCCCTGGGGGCGGCCCACAGAGCCCTGTCCCTGCCTCGGGTCTTGTCtgccctggggggctgggggcccagcAAGCTTCCCAGGCCCCCTTTCCCCAGAGAATGGGCCTCAGCCCAGGCCCCCCGGCAGCTGCCAAGTCTAGGAAGCGGGCTCTGTGTGGAGGCCCGGCCGCTGCTGAGAAGCTGCCCAGGCCTAGGGCTGACCTGCGAGGCTCTGGGAGGCCCGCCCTGGCTCTGGGGCTGGTTGGCCCTTCAGAGCCCCAAACGAGCAGGTGTGACCCATCTgtcacagggaggaggaggaagtggcacTGCAGCCAGGAGGGAACAGTGGGCCAGCCCAACAGGGCAGCCCCCATGGAAGCCTTGGGCTCCTCCAGGTCCCAGCAACCATCCTGGCTGACATAGGGGCGGGGAGGAAGGACAGAATGACCAGGGCCaggaggggggtggggttggggtggggttaGGTGGTGGGGACTTGggtctgggtgtgtgtgggtgggcaCAGTAGCTCCTTTGCCACAGGGTATgtaaaatatggataaaatagttttgtttgtGAAATACACTTGGTCCACTGTCGTCCTGCATGTGTCTGGGTCCTCAGAGAGGGGTCCTCAGAGGACAGAGAGGGGACCCCAGAGGAACGAAGCATGTGTGAGATCCCAGGCAGTCTGGATCCACAGGTGAATCACTAAGCCTTtccaccacagagacaaggatGCCCAGGCAGCTCCTGGGAGTACACAGCTCTCAGTATCCCCAGGGACAGCCTCACCATCCCTGTCTCTCAAGCCTGCTGGGCTAGGGGGGCTTCTGGGGCATCTGTTCCGTTCTCTGCATCCCTGAACACTCTGGGGATGGAGAGCTGCTTTTGTACCATTCAGCCCTCTGGACACTCACCCAGTTCTGAGAATGGAGGCTGGAGACAGCCCTTACCTTTAGGgagtttctctctgcctctctgaagTGGCCAGATGACAGGCTGAGGTGATCCTCCACTCATCCAGGGTGTCCTGTGGGGGTGGCCTGGCCAGAGAGGAAAAGGCTTGGCTATAGGGACGACTTTCTGCTTCACTGccttgtgggtgggtgggggggcatcCTATCATCTCAGTGGCATTATTGCATGTGCCAATTGGTGGAGGCAGCTGCCTCTTAGTCCCAACGAGGAcaaaaggaagggggaaggagtgacTGGAATTTCATGGCCACTTAATGGCTGGGGTGGAGTCTTACATCATGTGGAGCTCAGCGGTCCCAACCTCACCAGCCCACTGGCATCCACCCCCAGGTAGCTTTTGATACACGAAGACTTAGGACTTTAAATGACCAGTGATAATTTTCTGATTGTGGggaagagggttaaggatctaggctTGTCCCTgcgaacttccatttgccacaaatggcagccaaaaataaaataaaataaaataaaaataaaataaaataaaataaaataaaataaaaaacaccccAAGCCACCAAAAAGTCTAGGATTAATGCTAAGGTGCAGGCACACTGGAAGTGAGGAATTCACTCACGTTCTTCAAtccatgaagaaatgaaatagcaggagttcctgtcatggctcggctgTAAGGATCCTAACTTACTGGGTTAatgttctggcattgctgtcagctgtggtgtaggtgtgagacatgcctcagatcctgtattgctgtggctgtgccataggccagccgctgcagctccgattcaacccctggcctggaaaaagCCCATAGGTCCCAATGCAGCCGaatcaaaaagggaaaagaaaagaacgcAATAGAATTTGAAGACATGAAAGTTGTAGAGACCATAACCAAATAATATTTAGGGAgatcccattatggctcagcagatgaagaatctgattggtatccatgagtgtgtgggtttgatccctgggccttgttcagcgggttaaagaatccaggattgccacgagctgtggtgtaggtcacagatgtggcttggatctggcattgctgtggctgtagcataggccagcagtgccagctctgattcgacccctagtctgggaacttccacatgctgcaggtggggccctacaATGACAATCAAagaatccatccatccatccatgcatccctCCAATAAGGAAAGAGTGGTTTAATGGATGCTGCATTCACAGAATCACAGAAATGGCCACCATCCCTAGGGTGGGTAAAGGAGGCTCCCAATTTCAGGGGCTGGATTGGTGCAGCTTGTGTGAGGACGGAGCCAGGGGCTGGACACCCTTTGTCTGTGATAGACACCAAGGGGAAGCTTACCCTCTGACACCAGGGAAAGGCTCATCTCCAAACTCCTCAAGGTGGAATCAAAGCATTGGCCTTGAAGAAACCCATTTGACTTAGGCTTTGGGCCACCTGGTCTGGGTTCTCCCTTTCCAATGCCATGT includes:
- the NUTM2F gene encoding NUT family member 2F encodes the protein MDKEVKGNIQTNLGAVTLKTNPYIAQRGAQQLSGHCIRRKKRLVLAYLQRPAWNECLEAHVLLLRFKLGLLYLHPERLLEQVTRWVLPLTVHVEAASPWWSGPTPVGMASGGASPPLGTDVVMHPGASRSYPPLTPGSQPQPAWAQPLPPPMAPLLLPGSTLLQPAHPGTPRGAPADHGPIAPGIGNITVPVWSGGRSASPHQTQAFGRPRAPLNRNASRALRGSALCPAPLCIATPAGDSVVAAPAVAAARAGKGGLAPGLPPQAAPPAAQMAFILPPGSSGPWPHGTSGAGSLHASQHRGPREDACDHKSVYQNFRRWQRFKSLARSHLPQSPDAEALSCFLIPVLRTLARLKPTMTLEEGMRRATQEWQHTSNFERMPFYEMAAKFMEFEAEDEIRMENLSCTKGVQGMPPPAPPKPAPQEPTSRKLGTRPVNHLPTGGQGKGGIDLSTRTAPEGGLSGPLSLWGMNVARLETDHPPPCLRGPCAICLTCVLHEALAGPDPAHTHVHGPPTPNTALPSTCSGVSFWVLDPLTFPSSCSASACAPRKHGPRVQPTRPRPRRSRQPLENKALKESPPEAVRECGDIMEALVGPGPSATGESDAECGEEGNDLAQDEDGTFPDPELLSYIDKLCSQEDFVTKVEAVIHPRFLAELLSPEPELDLSALAEELEQEEGLSPEELVQKRALASKEEDGVPATPNHRAPQLDSSPSESAAGQDAQRNEQGPQPGARDETCTPQMAFHGHLRHRQTDRGLFRHKGPVPSPGHQESPQSGTAQPFPRQGTKRSGPPSGPRAKRFSGRPLRLAEPQGRVKGSRMGLSPGPPAAAKSRKRALCGGPAAAEKLPRPRADLRGSGRPALALGLVGPSEPQTSRCDPSVTGRRRKWHCSQEGTVGQPNRAAPMEALGSSRSQQPSWLT